DNA sequence from the Amycolatopsis sp. Hca4 genome:
GTCGGCAACCCCAAGTGCGTCAGCTGCCCGCGTCAGACGCCCGAAGAGCGCGAAGCCCGCCTTCGCGCCGCCCTGGGTTAGAGGATCGCCAGCTCCAGCGCGGCGAGCCGCTCCGGGTCGGCGATGACGTCGATGCCGGTGACGCGGTCGTCGTCGACGCGGAACGCCAGGACGACCGCCGCCCGCCCGTCGCGCACCATGACCAGGCCGGGGACGCCGTCGACCAGGACGAGTTCGCTGGCCCGGGCCCGCTCGGACGCCAGGATCGCGCCGCGGCGCACGCTCTCGACGCCGCGGAGCTCGATCGGCGCCGGGCTCGGGCCGACGAACCGGTCGGCGTGCAGCACGACGTCCGGGTCGAGCAGGGCCAGGAGCGCTTCGAAGTCGCCGCCGCGCGACGCCGCCAGGAACGCTTCGACCACCTTCCGCCGCCGGGGCAGGTCCGCGTCCGCCGCGGTGCCGCCCTGCACCCGGCGGCGCGCCCGGCTGGCGAGCTGCCGGGTGGCGGCCGGGGTCTTGCCGAGCACCGGCGCGATCTCGTCGAACGGCACGGCGAACATGTCGTGCAGCACGAAGGCGACGCGCTCGGCCGGCCCCAGCGCGTCGAGGACGACCAGCAGGGCCAGCCCGACGGTGTCGGCCAGCTCGGCCTCCTGCTCGGGGTCGCGGCGGTCGTCGTCCGGCTCGGGACGGGTGTCCAGGGGCTCCTCGCGGTGGTTGCGGCGCGTGCGCAGCAGGGACAGGCACACCCGGGCGACCACGGTGGTCAGCCAGGCCGGAAGGTTGTCGATCCCGGTCGTGTCGGTGCGGTGGAACCGCAGCCACGCCTCCTGGACGGCGTCGTCGGCTTCGGCCGCCGAGCCCAGCATGCGGTAGGCGAACGCCCGCAGCCGCGGGCGCTCCAGCTCGAACCGCTCGGTCAGCGCGTCCACCGTGTCCTGTTCCTTCCGTTCGCCGGTCGTAGGAGTAGACCCCGTGACGGCCGCCGGTGTGACCGGAACGGACGTGATCTCGGTCATCCGGCCGCGCGGCGCAGGACGTCGGCGAGCAGGGCCGCCGGCTCGGACACCGGACCCGGCAGCCGCGCCAGCACCACCCGCCGCCGCTCGGCCGGGCCGCCGTGCACGTCCAGCACCCGCACCCCCGGCGGCACCGCCTCGGTCAGCGACGCCGGCAGCGTCGTCAGCCCGCAGCCGGCGGCGACCAGGTTCAGCTTCGCCAGCCAGTCGCGGGCCGTGTGGGCGATCTCGGGCCGCTCGTCCAGCCCCGGCCAGACGCCCATCAGCGTCTCCTCCCCCGCCGACGGCCCGGCGATCCAGCGCTGCCCGCGCAGGTCGGCGACGTCGACCGGGCCGGCGCCGGCCAGCGGGTGCCCGGACGGCACGGCGAGGCGGAGGCTGCGCTCGGCCAGCGTCTCCAGGTGCAGCGCCGGTGTCTCGGCGTCCGGCGGGCGGAACGGCGGGACCGAGCCGAGCACGGCGAGGTCGAGCGTGCCCGCCCGCAGCGCCCGGACGAGGACCGGCGTCGTGCCCTCCCGGGTGACGACGGTGACCCCCGCGTGCGTGCGCCGCAGTTCGGCAACGGCGCGGGGCACCAGCACCGCGCCCGCGCTGGGGAACCAGCCGAGGCGGACCGTCCCGGCTTCGGCGGGCAGCCCGGCCAGCTCACGCCCGGCGGCGTCGATCTCGCCGAGCACCGCGATGGCCCGGCGCAGCACGACCGCCCCGGCGGCGGTGAGGCGGACGCCGCCGGGGTGACGCTCCAGCACGGGCGTCCGCGCCACCCGTTCGAGGGACGCGATCTGCCGGGAGACCGCCGACTGCGTGTAGCCCAGCGTCGTCGCGGCCGCGGTCAGCGTGCCGCGCTCGGCGACCTCGCGGAACACGCGCAGGGCGACCAGGGAGACGTCACCGAAGTCCATGACGTTCACGCATACCAGGCTTGCTCGATTCTCGCTTTTCGCATGGCTGCGGCGGACTTAGCGTGGCCGGTATGACACGTATCGCGGTAGTGACCGGGGCCAACCAGGGCCTCGGCTTCGCCCTCGTCCGCGGGCTCGCCGCCCGGCTCGCTCCCGAAGACCTCGTCCTGCTCACCGGCCGCGACGCCGGGCGGGTGGCCGCCGCGGCCGCCGAGGTCGCCGCCGATCCGGCGACGCGCAGCCGGGTCGAAGGGCGCGTCCTCGACGTCTCCGACGCGGCCGCGGTGGCCCGCTTCGCCGAGCCGGCCGACATCGTGCTCTCCAACGCCGTCGGCCCGCTCGACCCCGGCCGCCCGCAGGCCGAGCAGGCCGACGTCTTCCTCGACGTCGCCAACGGCGGCACCCACGCGGTGCTGCGGTCGTTCGGACCGGTCCTGCGGCCGGGCGGGCGGCTGCTCGTCGTGGCCAGCTCGCTGGGCACCCTGGACCACCTGCCCGAGCCGCTGCGGCCGAGCTTCGACGGCGTCTCCCTGGACGACGTCGAGAAGGCGGTCGAGGACTGGCGCGCGGCGATCCACGACGGCACGGCCGCCGCGCAGGGCTGGCCGGAGTGGATCAACATCCCGTCGAAGGTCGCCCAGGTCGCGGCCGTGCGCGCGGTGGCGGCCGAGCGCCGGGACCGCGACCTCGCCGACGGCACCCTGGTCGCGGCGGTCTGCCCGGGCCTGATCGACACGCGGGCGTCCCGGCCGTGGTTCAGCGACTTCAGCCAGGCCCAGACGCCCGACGAGGCCGCGCGGGCGGTGCTGGACCTGGTGTTCGCCGACGTCGATCCGGCGACCTACGGCGAGCTGGTCCGGTTCGGCCGCGTCCTGCCGTGGACGGGGGCCTGACCTGTCAGAGGACGCAGAACTCGTTGCCTTCCGGGTCCGCCAGCACGAAGTGGTCGGGGCGGCCGTCCAGCCGGTGCTCGTGCAGGACGGTCGCGCCCGCGGCGGTCAGCCGGGCGATCGCCTCGACGACCCGCTCCCAGCGCGTCTCCCACGGCACCTCGCGGCCGCCACCGGCCTGGACGTCCAGGTGGACGCGGTTCTTCGCCACCTTCGCCTCGGGGACCTTGAGGAAGCTCAGGCTCGGCAGGACACCCTCCGGATCGGTCAGGTACGCGCCGTCGTCCCACTCCTGCTCGGGGACGCCGTTCTGCTCGAACCACGCTTCCCAGCTCGCGAACCCCGCCGGGGGCGGGCGTTCGATGTAGCCGAGGGCCACCGCCCAGAACCTCGCCAGCGCGCGGGGGTCCGCGCAGTCGATCGTCACGCTCCAGCGCACCGTCACGGGGTGGAGCGTAGCCGCGCCCACGGCCTGGGAGGCGTGTCATCCGGGGGATGCTGCGGTTACCGTGGGCTGCGATGAGTGAACGCAGCTGGGGCTTCCGCACCCGCGCCCTGCACGCGGGCGGTACGCCCGATCCGGCGACCGGGGCGCGGGCCGTGCCGATCTACCAGACCACGAGCTTCGTCTTCGAAGACGCCGCCGACGCCGCGAACCTCTTCGCGCTGCAGAAGTACGGCAACATCTACAGCCGGATCGGGAACCCGACCGTCGCCGCCTTCGAGGAGCGGATCGCCAGCCTCGAGGGGGCCATCGGCGGGGTGGCCGCCGCGAGCGGGCAGGCCGCCGAGTTCCTCACCTTCAGCGCGCTCACCGAGGCCGGCGACCACATCGTCTCCGCCGGTGGGCTCTACGGCGGGACCGTCACCCAGCTCACCGGCACGCTCCGGCGCTTCGGCGTCGAGACCACCTTCGTCAGCGGCGGGATCGACGACTACGCCGCCGCGATCACCGACCGGACGCGGCTGCTCTACACCGAGGTGATCGGCAACCCCGGCGGCGGCATCGCCGACCTCGCCGCGCTGGCCGACCTCGCGCACGCCCACGACCTCCCGCTGGTCGTCGACGCGACGCTGGCCACGCCGTACCTGTGCCGCCCGATCGAGCACGGCGCCGACATCGTGCTGCACTCGGCCACGAAGTTCCTCGGCGGGCACGGGACGACGCTCGGCGGGATCGTCGTCGAATCCGGGAAGTTCGACTGGGGCAACGGGAAGTTCCCGCGGATGACCGAGACCGTCGACAGCTACGGCGGCCTGCGCTACTGGGAGAACTTCGGCGAGTACGCGTTCTGCACCCGGCTGCGCGCCGAGCAGCTGCGGGACATCGGCGCGGTGCTGTCGCCGCACTCGGCTTTCCTGCTGCTGCAAGGGGTCGAGACGCTGCCGCAGCGGATGGACGCCCACGTCGCCAACGCCAGGACGGTCGCCGAGCACCTCGAAGCCGACCCGCGCGTGGCCTGGGTGTCCTACGCCGGGCTGCCGTCGCACCCGCACCACGACCTGGCCCGTCGTTATCTGCCGTCCGGGCCGGGCGCGGTGTTCTCCTTCGGCATCGACGGCGGCCGGGCCGCGGGCGAGAAGTTCGTCGAGTCGGTGGAGCTGCTGTCGCACCTGGCGAACGTCGGGGACGCGCGGACGCTCGTCATCCACCCGGCGTCGACCACGCACGCGCAGCTGTCGGAAGAGCAGCTCGCCGCCGCGGGGGTCGGGCCCGACCTGATCCGGCTGTCGGTCGGGCTGGAGGACGTCGAGGACATCCTCTGGGACCTCGACCAGGCGCTGGGCAAGGCGGTGGCCGGATGACCCACGACGTGAGTGCCGTCGAGCGGCGCGCGATCCTGACCAGGACGAAGTCGGTGACGCTGGTCGGCGCGTCGGCCAACCCGGCCCGGCCGAGCTACTTCGTCGCCACCTACCTGCTCTCGTCGACGCGGTACGAGGTCAACTTCGTCAACCCGCGCCTGGACACGTTGTTCGGGAAGCCGGTGTACGCGTCGTTGAAGGACCTCCCGGGCGAGCCGGACCTGGTCAGCGTGTTCCGCAAGCACGACGACCTGCCCCAGGTCGCCGAGGAGGTCATCGACGCCGGCGCCCGGACGCTGTGGCTGCAGCTCGGGTTGTGGCACGAGCCGGTGGCCGACCGGGCGCGCGAAGCGGGGCTGGACGTCGTGATGAACCGGTGCGTGAAGATCGAGCACGCGCGGTTCGCCGGCGGGCTGCACCTGGCCGGGTTCAACACGGGCGTGATCAGCTCGCGGCGGCCGTCGGCGCCGTAGGGAAGAGAACGGCCGTTCCCGCGGTTGCGCACGATATGACTTTGGGGATCACGTTCTCCGGCGGCCCGACCGCCCTCCTGGAACTCGGCGGCGTCCGGCTGCTCACCGACCCGACCTTCGACCCGCCCGGCGACCACCCGAGCGGTGCGCGCGTGCTGGTCAAGACCGAGGATTCGGTGCTGACCGAAGACGCGATCGGCGTGGTGGACGCCGTCCTGCTGTCGCACGACCAGCACCCGGACAACCTGGACGACCGCGGCCGCGCGTACCTGGCGACGGTGCCGTTGACGCTGATCACGCCGAGCGGGGCTTCGCGGCTCGGCGGGACGGCCCATGGGCTGGAGCCGTGGGAGTCGACGCAGGTGGGCCCGCTGACGGTGACGGCGGTGCCGGCGCTGCACGGACCCGAAGGGGCTTCGGCGGTCACCGGAGACGTGACCGGGTTCGTGCTGACCGGCGACGGGCTGCCGACGGTGTACGTGAGCGGGGACAACGCGTCGGTCGACGTGGTGCGGGAGATCGCGGGACGGTTCCGGGTGGACATCGCCGTGCTGTTCGCCGGGGCGGCCCGGACACCGCTGTTCGACGGCGCGCCTCTGACGCTGACCAGCGTCGACGCAGCCGAGGCGGCGAAGGTGCTGGACGCGGCGAAGGTGGTTCCGCTGCACTTCCGCGGCTGGGGACACTTCAGCGAGGGACCGGACGTGCTGCGGGAGGCGTTCGAGGCGGCCGGGCTGGCGGACCGGCTCGTGCTGCTGGAGCCGGGGCAGCACGCGGAAGCCTGACGGCGCCGTGAGAGGGTGGCGGCATGGCCAAGCCGACCCCGCTGCAGTTCCGGAACATCCTCGTCGCCGTCCTCGCGGCGGCGGGTTTCGTCTGGAGCGTCGTGGTCGGGCTGCCCTGGTGGGTGAGCGCCCTCGTCGGCTGTGCCTGTGTGCTGTCGCTCGCCTCCGCCTACCTCAACCGCCCCGGCGCGAACTGACGCTGCGCCATGGCGACGATCTGGGGTGTCCACAACGACCAGCCGCAGCTGGACCTGGTCGGGAACGGGTTCGTCTCGATCGGCTGGGACGACCTCGGTGACCTCTCGGATCTGAAGGACGACCGCGAAGAAGCCAAGGACCGTGTCGCCCGCGGGCTCCCGGACCTGAAACCGGGAGCCGTCCCGGTCACCGCCGGGACGCTGCTGTCGTTCCGGCACCGGATGCAGGTCGGCGACCTGGTGATCTACCCCTACAAACCGGACAGCACCGTCAACTTCGGCCGCATCACGGGTGACTACCACTTCCGGGCCGGCGCCTCCCTCCACGCGAGCCGTCGACCGGTCGAGTGGCTGCGAACCGGCGTTCCCCGGACGACCTTCTCGCAGAGCGCTCGCTACGAGATCGGCTCGGCCGTCACGGTTTTCCAGGTCAAGCGGCACCGGCAGGAGTTCCTCGACTTCCTGCAGGGCCTGCCGGCGTCGGCGGCTTCCGCCGCGGCCGGGGCCGAACCGGAAGCCGCCGCCGACGAAGCGGCCGAGCAGCCGGATGCCGAACGGATCGAGACCTACACCCACGACTTCGTCATCGACACGCTGATGAAGGAGCTGGAAGGCGTCGAATTCGAGCACTTCGTCGCGCACCTGCTCGGCGCGATGGGGTACCGGACGGAAGTGACCAGCCCGTCACGCGACGGCGGCTACGACGTGATCGCGTCGCACGACCCGCTCCTGCTGAAGCCGCCGATCATCAAGGTCCAGTGCAAGCGCACGACCTCGTCGATCGGCCGCCCGGAGGTGCAGCAGCTGACCGGGGCGCTGGCCGCCGGCGGATCCGAACTCGGCCTGTTCGTCACGTTGGGCAGCTACTCCGCCGACGCGCAGCACGAAGAACGGCACCGCCAGAACCTCCGGCTGATCAACGGCAGGCAGCTGGTCAAGCTGATCTTCGAGCACTACGACAAGTTCAGCCTCGAGTACAAGCGGCTTCTTCCGCTGCGGCCGGTCTACGTCGTCGACCGGACCGTGAGCTAGCTGCCCGCGATCACCGGTTCGGTGCAGCGCCACACCCGGCGGGTGCCGCGAGACGGCTCCTGCGACTCGTCATGCACCGCCGTGAACCTTTCGCGTGTCCTCCCCGACTGAACATGGGAAGGAGGGCAGATGAGCGATGAACTGCTGATCGTGCGGTGCCAGCTGGGCGAGCGCGACGCGTTCTCCGAGCTGGTGCACCGCTGGCACGGGACAGTCGAACGCTACGTCCGGCGGATGCTCGCCGGTCCGGACGACGACGTCGTGCAGGAGGTGTGGCTGGCGGTGTTCAAGGGCCTACCCAAACTCCGCCGGCCCGAACGGTTCCCGCCGTGGTTGTTCACCATCGCCCGCCGCGCCGTGACGAACAGGCTGCGTGACGCCTACGGCCAACCCGCGGCCGAGCCCGACGCGTCGGAGGAGCCGTCCGGCCCGGGCGAGGTCGACGCGCTCGCTGACCGGGAGGTGCTCGCCGACGCCTTGGGCGCGCTGCCGGTCCGGGAACGCGAGGTGTTGCTGCTGTTCTACCTCGAGGACCTCCCCCTGGAGGTGTGTGCCCAGATCTGCAGCGTGCCGGTCGGCACGGTGAAGTCGCGGCTCAACCGGGCCCGGAGGCTGCTGCGGGACGAATTGACTCGGAAGGAGTACGAGGCATGACGCCGGAAGAGGTGGTCGAGCAGCTCGAGCAGCCGCTGTCGCTGCGGCGACGGGTGGGTTACGTGATCGTGGCACTGGCGGGGCTGCTGGGCAGCGGCGTGGTCGGGCTGTTGTGGGCCACCGAGCCGGGGCTTCCCCCGCGCACCAAGGTCGCGTTCGCCGTGCTCGTGGCGATCGGGGTGGGCTGGGCGACGTTCGGCACTTGGGCGGTGACGCGCCGGGCCCCGCTGTTCGCCCGCGACCGCGTGGTCGCCGCCTGGCTGGGGATCGTGGCCTGGCTGTTGTTCACTGTCGGCGCGCTGGTCATCACGACCTTGCGGCACCGCGTCGAGCCTGAGCTCCTTCTGGTGGTGCTCGTGCTCGGCGGCGTCGCGGTGGTGGGGCTGCGCGCCGCTCGCCGCAATCGGGCAGCGCTCCTCCGGCGCCGGGAGCAGCTGAGCCGGCGTCCGGAATAGCCGGTGGCACGCCGATCCCGGCGACGCGGGTGAAGCTGGCCGGCGTGTCACCGAACCGGCCAACGTTCACGGACAGAGCGCTAGCGCGTCTTCGCGAACCTCGCCTTCAGGTTCGTCCGGCCCGCCTCCGTGAGCCGGCCGAACAGGCGCAGCCGAGCCAACCCGCCGTCCGGGTAGATGTCGAGGCGGGCCTCCGTCACCTCCGGGCCGTCCGGGAGCGCGAAGCGGTGGCGGGTGTCCGGCTGCAGGCGCGTCTTCGGCAGCAACGGCACCCACTCCCCATACGTCTCGCGGCCGCTCACCGAGGCCCAGCCCGGCGCGTTGCCCTTCAGGTTGCTCGTGTCCAGCTCGACGAACCGGACGATCCCGGCGCCCGCGAGCCGCAGGGTCACCCAGTCGTTGCCGTCGTCGCGGCGGCGGGCCGTCTCCCAGCCCTCCGCCTGGTGGGCGGCCAGGCCCGGCGACAGGATGTTGTTCGGCGACGAGTAGAACCGGTTGCTGCAGCCCGTCACGACCGCGCCGTTCTCCAGCGCCGCCAGGTCGAGCGCGTCCAGGTCGAGCAGCGCCGGGTCCGGGATCGGCGCGCCGTGCACGCGCAGGCGGGCCACTCCCCCGTCCGGGTGCTGCGTCAGCCGGACGTGCGTGTAGCGCCGGGAACCGTTGACCGCGTAGAAGTTCTCCGTGTGGCCCGAAGCCGGGGCGCGGTCGACCAGGACGTCCCACTCGGCCGCCGCCACCTCCGCCGCCGACGGGTAGCCCGGGAGCGACGTCGCCTCGACCGACACGAACGGCGGGTAGTTGCCCTTGAAGAACGCCGTGTCGACGATGACGCCGGTGATCGTGCCGGCCAGGCCGAGCCGGATGATCGCCTGGTCGTCACCCGGTTCGCGGTGGCGGCGGGTCTCCCAGCCGTCGTAGACCTGGCCCTTCGGCCCGAACGTCTCCGCGCGGTGCGCCGGCACCCACGGGTTGACCAGGTTCTCCTTCTCGGCGAACAGCTCGTCGGTCGCCCACATCACCGTGCCGCCGAAGCGGCGGGACGCGAGGTCGGGCAGTTCTGTCCACTCCGGACGGTCGGTCACAGAGCCTCCCTTTCAGCAGTTCCCGCGGGTCAGCAGCGCGCCGCGCGGCTCGTCGCCGGTGATTTCGGTGCCCCGCAGCCAGGTCGAGCGGACGACGCCGGCGAGCGGCCGCCGGTCGTAGGCGCTGACCGGGTTGCGGTGCTTCAGTTTCGCGACGTCGACGACGAACGCCTCCTCCGGCGCGAACACGCAGAAGTCGGCGTCGTAGCCGACCGCCAGGTGCCCCTTGCGGCGCATCCCGGCCTGCGCGGCCGGGCGCTCGGCCATCCACCGCACGACGTCGGTGAGCGCGAAGCCGCGCTGCCGCGCCTGCGTCCAGATCGCCGGCAACCCCAGCTGCAGGCTGGAAATCCCGCCCCACGCCTGGCCGAAGTCGCCGCTGTCGAAGCGCTTCAGCTCCGGCGTGCACGGCGAGTGGTCGCTGACGATCGTGTCGATGACGCCGTCGGCGAGGCCCTGCCAGAGCAGCTCGCGGTTGGCCGCCTCGCGGATCGGCGGGCAGCACTTGAACTGCGTGGCGCCGTCGCGGATCTCCTCGGCGACGAAGCTGAGGTAGTGCGGGCAGGTCTCCGCCGACAGCCGGACGCCGTCGCGGCGGGCCGCGGCGATCAGCGGCAGGGCGTCCGAAGAGGACAGGTGCAGGATGTGGGCCCGCGCGGAATGGCGCCGGGCGGCCTCGATGACGTGCGAGATCGCGAGGTTCTCCGCCTGCCGCGGCCGCGAGTGCAGGAAGTCGACATAGCGACCGCCGTGCGGTTCCGGCGCCGAATCGATCTCGTGGGCGTCTTCGGCGTGGACGATCATCAGCGCGTCGAAGGAACTCAGCTCCCCCAGGGCTTCGTCCAGCCCGGCCGGGTCGAGCGGCGGGAACTCGTCGACGCCGGAGTGCAGCAGGAAGCACTTGAAGCCGAACACCCCGGCGTCGTGCAGGCCGCGCAGATCACCGGCGTTGCCCGGGATCGCGCCACCCCAGAAGCCGACGTCGACGTGCACCCGCCCGGCCGCCGCCTTGCGCTTGACCTCCAGCGCCGCGACGTCGACGGTCGGCGGCAGGCTGTTCAGCGGCATGTCCACGATCGTGGTCACCCCGCCCGCGGCGGCCGCGCGGGTCGCCGTCTCGAAGCCCTCCCACTCGGCGCGGCCGGGGTCGTTGACGTGGACGTGCGTGTCGACCAGCCCCGGCAGCAGCACGACGTCGTCACCGAGGTCGAGGACGCGGTCGCCGGCCAGCGCCGCGCCGGCGGGTTCGACCGCGACGATCCGGCCGCCCTCGACGCCGACGGTCGCCGGGACCTCGCCCTCGGCCGTCACGGCCCGGGCAGCACGCACCACAAGATCCATCCGAAAGCCCTTCTGCGGGAGGATGACCACCGCCGATTTCACAGAACGGAAAGGCGGTTTCGCACAACGACAGTAACCACGGCGCGCGCCGCTCGTCAACGACAGAGGCCACGCGTTACGGTCATCTTCGTGCGGCTTGAAGCGGAGTTCACCAGCGAACCGTTCCTCGGCGAGGGTTCACCGCCCGAGCACGCCGTCGCCGCCCGCGACGCCGCGACGGAAGCCGGGCTGGACACCGATTTCGGCCCGCTCGGCACGCTCGCCCGCGGCGAGGCGAAGGAGCTGCTCGAAGCCCTCCCGGCGATCGCGAAGGCCGCGCTGGAAGGCGGCGCCACGCGGGTCACGCTGCAGCTGCGCCGGGCCGACGACCCGGGCAGCCCGCCCGTCGTCGAACTCAACGACGCGCTGGCCCGGCTGATCGCCGACGTCGAGCGGGAACTGGGCGCCAAGCTGGGCGAACTCGACCGCGCGGGCAAGCAGCGCGCGGTGCGGCTGCTGCGCGAGCGGGGCGCCTTCGGGCTGCGGAAATCCGTCTCGTCGGTGGCCGACGCGCTGGGTGTCACGCGGTTCACCGTCTACAACTACCTCAACCGGGAAGCCGACTGACCAGCGCTTTCAACAAAATGTTGACGGAAGTGCGGCACCGACGTACGGTCAGCCCGTGCTGCTCACCGAGTTCAACACCGCCGACACCTCCGACGTCCGCCCGCTGCTGGCGGAGTGCCTCGCCGTGCCCCGGTGGGCCGACGCCGTGCTGGCCGGGCGCCCGTACGCCGACCTCGACGCGCTGCAGGCCGCGGCCGACCTGCCGCTGAGCAGCGACGAGATCCGGCAGGCAATGGCCGCGCACCCGCGGATCGGCGAGAAACCGGCGGGCGGCTGGGCGAGGTCCGAACAGTCCGGTGTGGACAATTCGGACGCGTTCACCGCGGCGAACGCCGAGTACGAAGCCAAGTTCGGGCACGTCTACCTGGTCTGCGCGAGCGGCCGCAGCGGCGACGAGCTGCTGAAGATCCTGCGCGAACGGCTGGGCAACGACCCGGCGACCGAGCTGGCCATCGCCGGCCGGGAACTGGTGAAGATCGCCTCGCTGCGGCTGGCCAAGGCGGTGACGGCGTGAGCCTGGTGACCACCCACGTCCTCGACACGGCGGCCGGGCGCCCGGCGAAGGGGATCGCCGTCCGCTTCGAGACCGCCGACGGCGAGCCGATCGCCGAGGGCCGCACCGACGACGACGGCCGCATCCGCGACCTCGGCCCGGATTCCCTGGCCCCGGGCGCCTACCGCCTGGTCTTCGACACCGGCGCCTACCTCGGCCCGGACGCGTTCTTCCCGGAAGTGGCGCTGACCTTCCGGATCACCGATCCCGCGGCGCACCACCACGTGCCGCTCCTGCTCAGCCCGTTCGCCTATTCGACCTACCGAGGGAGCTGACCGTGGCCGTCACCCTGGGCCCCAACCAGTACGGCAAGGCGGAGGTCCGCCTGGTCACGGTGCGCCGCGACGGCCCGGTGCACCACCTGAAGGACCTGACGGTCTCGACGTCCCTGCGCGGCGAGCTGGCCGCGACGCACCTGACCGGCGACAACGCCGGCGTGCTGGCGACCGACACGCAGAAGAACACCGTGTACGCCTTCGCGAAGGAGGCGCCGGTCGGCGAGATCGAGGACTTCGGCCTGCGCCTGGCCCGCCACTTCGTCGGCACGCAGGACAACATCACGGGTGCGCGCGTCAAGCTCGACGAGCACGGCTGGGACCGGATCCCGGTCGGCGGCGAGCCGCACGACCACGCGTTCAGCCGGTCCGGCGACGAGC
Encoded proteins:
- a CDS encoding sigma-70 family RNA polymerase sigma factor produces the protein MDALTERFELERPRLRAFAYRMLGSAAEADDAVQEAWLRFHRTDTTGIDNLPAWLTTVVARVCLSLLRTRRNHREEPLDTRPEPDDDRRDPEQEAELADTVGLALLVVLDALGPAERVAFVLHDMFAVPFDEIAPVLGKTPAATRQLASRARRRVQGGTAADADLPRRRKVVEAFLAASRGGDFEALLALLDPDVVLHADRFVGPSPAPIELRGVESVRRGAILASERARASELVLVDGVPGLVMVRDGRAAVVLAFRVDDDRVTGIDVIADPERLAALELAIL
- a CDS encoding LysR family transcriptional regulator, which encodes MDFGDVSLVALRVFREVAERGTLTAAATTLGYTQSAVSRQIASLERVARTPVLERHPGGVRLTAAGAVVLRRAIAVLGEIDAAGRELAGLPAEAGTVRLGWFPSAGAVLVPRAVAELRRTHAGVTVVTREGTTPVLVRALRAGTLDLAVLGSVPPFRPPDAETPALHLETLAERSLRLAVPSGHPLAGAGPVDVADLRGQRWIAGPSAGEETLMGVWPGLDERPEIAHTARDWLAKLNLVAAGCGLTTLPASLTEAVPPGVRVLDVHGGPAERRRVVLARLPGPVSEPAALLADVLRRAAG
- a CDS encoding SDR family NAD(P)-dependent oxidoreductase; this translates as MTRIAVVTGANQGLGFALVRGLAARLAPEDLVLLTGRDAGRVAAAAAEVAADPATRSRVEGRVLDVSDAAAVARFAEPADIVLSNAVGPLDPGRPQAEQADVFLDVANGGTHAVLRSFGPVLRPGGRLLVVASSLGTLDHLPEPLRPSFDGVSLDDVEKAVEDWRAAIHDGTAAAQGWPEWINIPSKVAQVAAVRAVAAERRDRDLADGTLVAAVCPGLIDTRASRPWFSDFSQAQTPDEAARAVLDLVFADVDPATYGELVRFGRVLPWTGA
- a CDS encoding VOC family protein, whose product is MTVRWSVTIDCADPRALARFWAVALGYIERPPPAGFASWEAWFEQNGVPEQEWDDGAYLTDPEGVLPSLSFLKVPEAKVAKNRVHLDVQAGGGREVPWETRWERVVEAIARLTAAGATVLHEHRLDGRPDHFVLADPEGNEFCVL
- a CDS encoding O-acetylhomoserine aminocarboxypropyltransferase/cysteine synthase family protein; this encodes MSERSWGFRTRALHAGGTPDPATGARAVPIYQTTSFVFEDAADAANLFALQKYGNIYSRIGNPTVAAFEERIASLEGAIGGVAAASGQAAEFLTFSALTEAGDHIVSAGGLYGGTVTQLTGTLRRFGVETTFVSGGIDDYAAAITDRTRLLYTEVIGNPGGGIADLAALADLAHAHDLPLVVDATLATPYLCRPIEHGADIVLHSATKFLGGHGTTLGGIVVESGKFDWGNGKFPRMTETVDSYGGLRYWENFGEYAFCTRLRAEQLRDIGAVLSPHSAFLLLQGVETLPQRMDAHVANARTVAEHLEADPRVAWVSYAGLPSHPHHDLARRYLPSGPGAVFSFGIDGGRAAGEKFVESVELLSHLANVGDARTLVIHPASTTHAQLSEEQLAAAGVGPDLIRLSVGLEDVEDILWDLDQALGKAVAG
- a CDS encoding CoA-binding protein gives rise to the protein MTHDVSAVERRAILTRTKSVTLVGASANPARPSYFVATYLLSSTRYEVNFVNPRLDTLFGKPVYASLKDLPGEPDLVSVFRKHDDLPQVAEEVIDAGARTLWLQLGLWHEPVADRAREAGLDVVMNRCVKIEHARFAGGLHLAGFNTGVISSRRPSAP
- a CDS encoding MBL fold metallo-hydrolase, yielding MTLGITFSGGPTALLELGGVRLLTDPTFDPPGDHPSGARVLVKTEDSVLTEDAIGVVDAVLLSHDQHPDNLDDRGRAYLATVPLTLITPSGASRLGGTAHGLEPWESTQVGPLTVTAVPALHGPEGASAVTGDVTGFVLTGDGLPTVYVSGDNASVDVVREIAGRFRVDIAVLFAGAARTPLFDGAPLTLTSVDAAEAAKVLDAAKVVPLHFRGWGHFSEGPDVLREAFEAAGLADRLVLLEPGQHAEA
- a CDS encoding restriction endonuclease; translated protein: MATIWGVHNDQPQLDLVGNGFVSIGWDDLGDLSDLKDDREEAKDRVARGLPDLKPGAVPVTAGTLLSFRHRMQVGDLVIYPYKPDSTVNFGRITGDYHFRAGASLHASRRPVEWLRTGVPRTTFSQSARYEIGSAVTVFQVKRHRQEFLDFLQGLPASAASAAAGAEPEAAADEAAEQPDAERIETYTHDFVIDTLMKELEGVEFEHFVAHLLGAMGYRTEVTSPSRDGGYDVIASHDPLLLKPPIIKVQCKRTTSSIGRPEVQQLTGALAAGGSELGLFVTLGSYSADAQHEERHRQNLRLINGRQLVKLIFEHYDKFSLEYKRLLPLRPVYVVDRTVS
- a CDS encoding RNA polymerase sigma factor, with protein sequence MSDELLIVRCQLGERDAFSELVHRWHGTVERYVRRMLAGPDDDVVQEVWLAVFKGLPKLRRPERFPPWLFTIARRAVTNRLRDAYGQPAAEPDASEEPSGPGEVDALADREVLADALGALPVREREVLLLFYLEDLPLEVCAQICSVPVGTVKSRLNRARRLLRDELTRKEYEA
- the alc gene encoding allantoicase; translated protein: MTDRPEWTELPDLASRRFGGTVMWATDELFAEKENLVNPWVPAHRAETFGPKGQVYDGWETRRHREPGDDQAIIRLGLAGTITGVIVDTAFFKGNYPPFVSVEATSLPGYPSAAEVAAAEWDVLVDRAPASGHTENFYAVNGSRRYTHVRLTQHPDGGVARLRVHGAPIPDPALLDLDALDLAALENGAVVTGCSNRFYSSPNNILSPGLAAHQAEGWETARRRDDGNDWVTLRLAGAGIVRFVELDTSNLKGNAPGWASVSGRETYGEWVPLLPKTRLQPDTRHRFALPDGPEVTEARLDIYPDGGLARLRLFGRLTEAGRTNLKARFAKTR